ataaaacttggcatcttttgagatcatctcgtgatcattgtgttgttttgagctttgatgatattttgatttacaacacattctttgataaatctcttaagtctttgataaatatttctcaatctgaacttaagcttgtgtgttcagatgttgagcaggatatgcacgttctgaaaatgtctaatatTGTTGCATGTCTTGAGAAAAATTTGGTCTGTAATATCTACTTTGATGAGCACCTTGAAAGGCTTAGATATGTGctacttgttcttggaaaagatattttgatgtttgatttgaacaagtatctctcttgcacatttgatcctggtcttttaatgtttgttttgagtatccaggaaaTACAGGTTCTACCTCTGAGGAGTGAAAGCATTGATCGTATCCAACAGCCTGAGAATTGGAACTGCAATGTTCAAACCGGTtaccttggagatgccagcgacaTAGGTTCAGTCCAAAGCGAATATCTCGGCATCCAGAAGGTCTTTCAACTTGACTCCAATTTTCCTAGAAAGCCAACTCCGCAAggattcactgaggcttggaatcacttgcaaatcttcacggaggaaggagttatgaatttttcaaacagGCGGTTTTTCAATCCATCTATCTGCGAGTACCCAGCTTTTGAAGCAGATTCAAGCCTtgtgaagaagcggcctgagccaaagccgatcataggattcaagatgaATCTCTCCTCATTCCAGAAAGCTCAATATCAGGAAATATGGCCACGAAATCATGAAGTTATGATCaattctccaaaaccggtcaaacctgCTCTACACTTGCTTCAATGGGAAGCTAGCCGAtccaatcagcttcaaacccgaccttggcgaccaggagatcaATTTACACAGTCAGTTCTGTCCCAAACCTTTCTCAGAAATGTCTTGGAAGCTAAGTGTtcactttcttctttttattctaATATGGTGATTGAAAATAAACAGTCTTGTGATGAAGTTAACCATCTGGAGCCGGTAcagccgagtagtcttgtttctttgTCCCAGGAACTGAAGCTGTTGGAGCAATCTGCCAGCACTGAGACAAAGATGGAAGCAAGCAGAGGAGGAGGACTCAACACTTGTGTTCTTAGAACATGGAACTGGAAATACTTGAGGAAAGCAAGTgcaaaactccaaggaagtttctctcCAAATTTTTCCTTCATtaaaattttcatgtttttagaATTCTTTTTGtctaatttgttttcttttgattcaggtaaaatggatttgaggacaaatccttttgaagagggagagtatgatagaaccaagaTCGAGCACTGTCctgcttggttcatggacatGGCCCAAGGTGGCGCTCTTGTCGTCCAGCTCGACCCaaccgaggttttctcatcagattatgccaattctcttatcatctatgcaatcttggatgagctgaatactcaagtgagctggactaacactcacccggacgagctgagcaagttggttcgatcttccgagctgtttcgaccatcaaaccacccgagaagcaacacagacatacaatcattgttcgaagcatatcttctaaaccatgatgtttcttcgcttgaaaccacttggagaatAAGCTAAACTgaattatggaactcctcgaagaaatatcagatcaaacggagttcagatgagagagttatgccatgtacaaatcaggtgatgttcagttctcgcgaattcggACATGTGTGGATTGTCCCGCGTGTGTCCatatccttcccagcatggtgtgcacgacctgATCAATACTGCATGAATCTGGACATCTTCATGAACCTGGACATTCCAATGAATCTCTCCAAGTCTTCATCAATTTCCGAGCTTTGACTAGTCTTCTCttgttttccacactttgactagatctagtcaaataTCTATTTTCTATGTAATGTTTTTCCGCGctttctttatttctctctTTGACTCAAAGTAGTATAAGTATGTAAACTCTTTGATCAATCAATCACATcgatttttcctttcttttgagattttctctctttgttcttggttgaacatttcttagtttcttggtgaggttatctccaagtctcgatccttcctttgttggaccggtgcgtcacatccggcaacaactgtagtctggtagtatcattgggcctttccgcatctcattgtgtcaccattcatcccaccatttctctatccttccggatcagagtccatatcatccgtaccggtagagtgatccgtattttggttctatcacatCCACACCCACTAAATGGAGCATGAgatgtccatgatccatccagtAAGCAAATATTGCCCAAACTTATGATTTGGGGTTCCTCTACATTGCTCTCTTGTACTACTGGCGGTATCCTCTCATTGGCATTAAACCAAACTTGACACTCACTCTCAGCATATCGAACTAGTTCATGTCTATTCCCCTAAAGAGTTTGTCATTTCTAGCCTTCCAGATGTACCAAATTAGCCAGGGATAAGGATCCCTATCTTGCTCTGGTTCAAGTGAACCGTCTTTTTCCTAGAAGAGGTAGTTCATATTCGTGTAGATACTTGATGCTGGAAAAACACCAGGATTCGTTGGAGTCGATGAGTGTAACCAAACTTGTAGAGCAGGTGGATATTCGAAAATAGCATGTGTTACTGACTCCTCTGGTTCACCACATCTTGGGCAGTAATTGTCGCATCTCATATTTCGCCTTGCTAGATTTCTCGTTACTGCCACATGACCAGTTAACAATTGCCATATAAGATGACACATTTTCTTTGGAGcctttatcttccaagcaaaggcttggagcTTTGTAATACTTGGCTCTAACACTTGCTTCTCGTCTGCATCCTTCAAAAGATTTTGAGCAACCCAATATCCAGATTTGACCGTGTATTGTCCATGTCTTATGAAGTTACAGCAAAACGTATCAGGCCTATGAGTTGTGCTTATGGCTTAACTCCTTATAAGGGGTATGTCATCAGGGCTGACATATTGTTCCAGTAGATGAACATCCCATTCCTTCAACTCCTGATTAATAAGATCACTCACTCTCATATTTGGATGCATAATTGGCGCTATGGGTATAGCTGGCCTAGCTGGATTCAATGGAATCCAGGGATCCTCCCACGCCTTAACTTCATAACCAGAGTGTATTTTCTGCCTTATCCCCAGCAACAAGAGCTCCCTCGCAGCGGAAATACTAGTCCAAACATAAGAGGGACTGTTTGCAGAATTTACTCGCAGAGGCGAGCTTAGTCTATAATATCTTCCTCTTAAGACACGTGCGACCAACGAATCCGGGTTTTGTGTTAGCCTCCATAATTGTTTCGCCAGTAATGCCAAATTGAACTCATGAATCATGCGAAATCCAATCCCTCCTTCTTTTCTCGGTAGACAAACTTTTTCCCATTTCGACCAGTGTATTCCTCTCTTTGGGGGATTTGAGCTCCACAAGAATTTGGCAATAGCGCTAGCAAGGTTTTCACATATCTCCAATGGGAGCAGGAAAGTAGACATAACATACGTCGGGAGAGCAAGCAAAATGGACTTAATCAATACCTCCTTCCCTCCTTTTGAGAGCCAGCGACCTGTCCAGCCATTTACTCTATGCATTAGTTTGTCTTTTGGAAGGCAAAGAGCTTGCATTTTGAGCCACTAATATCTTCTGGAATACCCAAGTAAGTCCCCATCCCTCCATCATTCTGTATTCCAAGTACATCTTTGATCTCTTGCCTTGTGGTTGCGTTAATtctcttaccaaagagtaaggagGATTTATCAAAGTTAATACATTGTCCTGATGCTTTACCATAGATCCTGATCactttcattacttcttcacattcacggggctcTGCCTTACAGAAAAAaaggctatcatcagcaaataaTAGGTGGGATACCGATGGACACGCGCGGGTAACGCGCATCCCCGTTATCTTTCCATGGTTCTCTGCATGATTgagaaggctaacgagcgcttccgtgcatagaataaaaatgaaagaaaacaaaGGATCTCCTTGGGGTAGGCCTCTTCCTGGAATAATGTTCCCTCTCGGTTGGCCATTCATGAGGACTTTGTATTGTACTGACGTGATGCATCTCATTATCCATGTGATCCATGTTTCTGAGAAGCCCATCTTTCTCATCACCGCTTCAATAAATGACCATTCCATCCTATCATAGGCTTTGCTCATATCTGTCTTAATAGCCATTCTTTTGTTGCGTCCGCTTGGCTTTGTCCTGAGAGCATGGAACATCTCTTGAgcaatcataatattatcagaAATCTGTCTTCCAGCAATAAAGGTTGACTGGGTTTCTGATATCAATCCTGGTAGCACTTTCTTTAGTCTCTGGCATAGGACCTTAGAGATAATCTTGTAACTTACGTTACACAAACTAATAGGCCGAAACTGAGCCATATCATTAGGTTTTGTTGTCTTTGGGATGAGACAAATATTAGTTTCATTCAGTCCTTCAGGCATTATCACTTCACTAAGGAACTTATTAACCATAAGAGTTAAATCATCCTTTACTATATCCCAAAACTTCTGGTAAAACAGCGCAGTCATCCCATCTGGCTCCGGGGCTTTTTCTAGATGCATAGCAAAGAGAGCTAATTTAATCTCCCACTCCCTTACCGGTGCTGTAAGACTCTCGTTCATTGGCTCTGTTATTGTCGTAGGaacttcagatagagcttcttCAATATCCTGTGGATTAGAAGACTCAAAGATTTGTCTAAAATAGCTAGTAGCAATGGCTACtaatccttcttcatcttccacaaTATTTCCATTTTCATCTAGTAGCTGAGTGATCTTGTTCCTTGCTCTCCTTTGTTTCGTTAAGGCATGGAAAAATTTTGTATTGCGATCTCATTCCCTTAGCCAAAATACACGGCTCTTTTGTTTCCAAAACATTTCTCCTGCCTTAAGAGCATCAGAAAGCTCCTTCAAAGCTGCTGCAATCTCCTCAGTTGTGGTATTATCATCAGCATATAGACCTTCCACTTTTTCTTTAAGCTCTTCCACCAGTTTCGCagagtttatattattttgtctcCTCCACTCGCTCAATGTTTTCCTACAACTGGAAATATGttctgtgggaaccgaaattcgcactgtcgattt
This portion of the Raphanus sativus cultivar WK10039 unplaced genomic scaffold, ASM80110v3 Scaffold4339, whole genome shotgun sequence genome encodes:
- the LOC130507328 gene encoding uncharacterized protein LOC130507328 yields the protein MESNLCFDPGTSPPPLSPDLQKHCENSDLFNSLPDMFVKISSHDVTRFGLEKMKEFCVSKSVFENMISSFKIFKPDELLDHKCFQNDKGINSEIILTFDQFLTHSKCFDHLEETLELDLQPPDFYARKPFDSFVFEGIGFDLSSSRHTLIIDELCGTSYALDGILIKKLLEQKSLETKSETDFCELDFCDFVLQPDILCFETDKTWHLLRSSRDHCVVLSFDDILIYNTFFDKSLKSLINISQSELKLVCSDVEQDMHVLKMSNIVACLEKNLVCNIYFDEHLERLRYVLLVLGKDILMFDLNKYLSCTFDPGLLMFVLSIQEIQVLPLRSESIDRIQQPENWNCNVQTGYLGDASDIGSVQSEYLGIQKVFQLDSNFPRKPTPQGFTEAWNHLQIFTEEGVMNFSNRRFFNPSICEYPAFEADSSLVKKRPEPKPIIGFKMNLSSFQKAQYQEIWPRNHEVMINSPKPVKPALHLLQWEASRSNQLQTRPWRPGDQFTQSVLSQTFLRNVLEAKCSLSSFYSNMVIENKQSCDEVNHLEPVQPSSLVSLSQELKLLEQSASTETKMEASRGGGLNTCVLRTWNWKYLRKASAKLQGSFSPNFSFIKIFMFLEFFLSNLFSFDSGKMDLRTNPFEEGEYDRTKIEHCPAWFMDMAQGGALVVQLDPTEVFSSDYANSLIIYAILDELNTQVSWTNTHPDELSKLVRSSELFRPSNHPRSNTDIQSLFEAYLLNHDVSSLETTWRIS